A single region of the Novosphingobium sp. genome encodes:
- a CDS encoding LacI family DNA-binding transcriptional regulator, translated as MRQASGKAIFRATSCDVAEKAGVSQSMVSRALSGSSCAARATGKRIEAIARDLAYQVDPMASPVRRMLAAREGWPVGSSRVGMKLVIRERSRFLPI; from the coding sequence ATGCGTCAGGCATCCGGCAAGGCGATATTTCGGGCAACCTCCTGTGATGTGGCTGAAAAGGCCGGCGTGAGCCAGTCGATGGTGTCTCGTGCGCTTTCGGGATCAAGCTGTGCGGCAAGAGCCACGGGCAAGAGAATAGAGGCCATCGCCCGCGATCTTGCCTATCAGGTCGATCCGATGGCCTCGCCTGTGCGACGCATGCTTGCGGCGCGGGAAGGGTGGCCGGTTGGTTCTTCAAGGGTTGGAATGAAACTCGTCATTCGGGAGCGTTCGCGGTTCCTTCCGATCTAG
- a CDS encoding glutathione S-transferase, with protein MITVHHLENSRSQRVLWLLEELGLPYEIRRYARIPKTMLAPPELRAVHPLGKSPVIVDDEGNRTIAETGAIIAYLVDKAGGRLGAPADEASMLRYRFYLHYAEGSLMPPLLVKLVLGKVPLLGGMAQKRIQPMIDVHLDFVESELASRPWFAGEVLTAADITMSFPLEAARDRAGLDASRPATSAWLDTIHSRPAYQAAVSRGGPYRLA; from the coding sequence ATGATCACCGTCCATCATCTGGAAAACTCGCGCTCGCAGCGCGTACTCTGGCTGCTGGAGGAGCTGGGCCTGCCTTATGAGATCAGGCGTTACGCGCGGATCCCCAAAACGATGCTGGCGCCGCCCGAACTGCGGGCCGTCCATCCCTTGGGCAAATCGCCGGTCATCGTTGATGATGAGGGGAACCGTACCATCGCGGAGACCGGGGCGATCATCGCCTATCTGGTCGACAAGGCCGGTGGCCGTCTGGGCGCGCCTGCCGATGAAGCGTCGATGCTGCGCTATCGTTTCTATCTGCATTATGCCGAAGGGTCGCTGATGCCGCCGCTGCTCGTCAAGCTGGTGCTGGGCAAGGTGCCGCTTCTGGGCGGGATGGCGCAAAAGCGCATCCAGCCGATGATCGACGTTCATCTCGATTTCGTGGAAAGCGAGCTGGCCTCCCGCCCGTGGTTTGCCGGAGAGGTCTTGACCGCCGCCGACATCACCATGAGTTTCCCGCTAGAAGCCGCCCGCGACCGGGCCGGGCTCGATGCCAGCCGCCCCGCGACCTCGGCATGGCTGGACACCATCCACAGCCGCCCCGCCTATCAGGCCGCGGTGTCCAGGGGCGGCCCCTACAGGCTGGCGTGA
- a CDS encoding LacI family DNA-binding transcriptional regulator has protein sequence MTLTDSEIAPAAEARRAVTLQDVARHAGVSKMTVSRVVNGQKVRDALRVKVEASLKTLAYVTNATARAARTGSLRIGMIINNPRSLNLGDFLMGASQRAALDGSQMLIEAVTNHSNPAEAVRRVVTMGADGVILPPPLSDSLDILDIVWGAGIPALSFAAAELRSHSSAVLIDDFDGARTMTRRLIELGHRDIAFVRGDPRHSPAMRREEGFRAAMAEARLPINPAWLEEGSFSFRLGLDAGRRLLDQAQGSRPTAIFASNDEMAAAIAAIALGMGISIPGELSIAGFDDTPIASLMWPPLTTIHQPIAMMAATAVEILTDVIRQHKLGKKPAPRHYIVPFSLVERHSTGPLRV, from the coding sequence ATGACATTGACGGACAGCGAGATAGCACCGGCTGCCGAAGCCCGGCGCGCGGTCACGCTGCAGGACGTTGCACGACATGCGGGCGTTTCGAAGATGACTGTATCGCGCGTCGTCAACGGGCAAAAGGTGCGTGACGCGCTGCGCGTCAAGGTCGAAGCCTCGCTGAAGACCTTGGCCTATGTCACAAATGCCACAGCGCGCGCGGCGCGAACCGGTTCGCTTCGGATCGGCATGATCATCAACAATCCACGCTCGCTCAATCTTGGCGATTTCCTGATGGGTGCCTCGCAACGCGCAGCGCTTGATGGCAGTCAAATGCTGATCGAAGCTGTGACGAACCATAGCAATCCCGCAGAAGCCGTGCGCAGAGTCGTCACAATGGGAGCCGATGGCGTCATCCTTCCGCCACCCTTGTCCGACTCCCTGGACATACTCGACATAGTCTGGGGCGCAGGCATTCCAGCACTCAGTTTTGCCGCAGCCGAGCTTCGATCACATTCTTCCGCTGTCCTCATCGATGACTTCGACGGCGCGCGGACGATGACGCGCCGCCTTATTGAGCTGGGGCACCGCGACATCGCCTTCGTCAGGGGCGATCCGCGCCATTCCCCGGCAATGCGCCGCGAAGAGGGCTTTCGCGCAGCGATGGCCGAGGCACGGTTGCCGATCAATCCGGCATGGCTGGAAGAGGGATCGTTTTCCTTTCGGCTGGGGCTCGATGCCGGTCGACGGTTGCTCGATCAAGCGCAAGGCTCCCGCCCCACGGCCATCTTCGCAAGCAATGACGAGATGGCTGCGGCGATCGCAGCGATCGCGCTCGGAATGGGGATCAGCATTCCTGGCGAGCTGAGCATTGCAGGCTTCGACGACACCCCCATCGCCTCGCTGATGTGGCCGCCGTTGACGACCATTCATCAGCCCATCGCCATGATGGCAGCGACCGCGGTCGAGATTCTGACTGATGTCATTCGGCAGCACAAGTTGGGCAAGAAGCCTGCGCCGCGACATTATATCGTCCCCTTCAGCCTCGTCGAACGCCATTCGACCGGGCCGCTGCGCGTCTAA
- a CDS encoding CsbD family protein gives MGEFTDKLDAAGNKIAGKAKELYGEATHNAELEAEGKAQQLKGTAQDVKGSVKGALGDKI, from the coding sequence ATGGGTGAATTCACCGACAAGCTCGATGCGGCCGGCAACAAGATCGCCGGCAAGGCCAAGGAACTGTATGGCGAGGCGACGCACAACGCCGAGCTGGAGGCCGAAGGCAAGGCACAGCAGCTCAAGGGAACTGCGCAGGATGTGAAGGGCAGTGTCAAAGGCGCCTTGGGCGACAAGATCTGA
- a CDS encoding TonB-dependent receptor translates to MSSGLGSILAVLAVGGHAEVVLAQTASTAARPATDQPGAQRDASGQVTELVVTATRRSENVQDVPVATSVITPTQIQTIFSAGGDVRALANTVPSLNIESSNGRTFPRFYIRGYGNTDFSSFASQPVSLVYDDVVQENPALKGFPVFDVADVEVLRGPQGTLFGRNAPAGVVQVQSAKPVLGETSGSISLSDGTYNTLNAIGMLNVPIGNDWAVRLSAQEQHRDNWVHDPINNTKLEGYDDFAGRIQVLYKPSSDFSALFNFHGRDLNGSARLFRANIVQPGTNNLVPGFNPSTIYTDGKNTQQFSSIGGSARLNWTTGPITITSVTGYEQILNYYTQGDIDGGYGASYENTMGPTVTKPNGTVVGIPFAVETGGGLSSHVQLTQEVRAQSNYSGPLNWLAGIYYFDDKATAPSYDFDQLGVTVTDNNISRQHNNAFAAFASLDYKPVPRLELRGGLRFTHDHKTFNVISALNQSFVNTFDSATANNVSGDFSATYTVAPDVKVYARYANGFRAPSFGAPSSTVGIQVAKAEVNNSGEIGFKSLLFDRRVKLNADVFYYNVSNQQLTAVGGTDNSTRLLNAKKTIGYGAEVEFEAHITDELTFATAASYNFTKIEDPTLTVGVCASCTVINPVNATGNAYINGNPLPQAPRWTVDPSLTYRKPVGDGQSVYFNSDLAYRSQINFFLYESKEFTGQSFANLGLRAGYTWNHGKYDASVFCRNCLNQIRMVGGIDFDNLTAFINDPVIVGGQFTAKF, encoded by the coding sequence ATGTCCAGTGGCCTCGGCTCGATACTGGCGGTACTGGCGGTGGGTGGCCATGCGGAGGTGGTGTTGGCGCAGACGGCATCCACGGCTGCACGGCCTGCCACCGACCAACCTGGCGCGCAAAGGGATGCCTCCGGTCAGGTGACCGAATTGGTGGTGACTGCCACGCGGCGCTCCGAGAACGTGCAGGATGTTCCGGTGGCCACCTCGGTCATCACGCCGACGCAGATCCAGACGATCTTCAGCGCGGGCGGCGACGTGCGGGCCCTGGCCAACACCGTGCCCAGCCTGAACATCGAATCCTCCAACGGTCGTACCTTCCCTCGCTTCTACATTCGCGGCTATGGCAACACCGATTTCTCCTCCTTCGCCTCCCAGCCCGTCTCGCTGGTCTATGACGATGTGGTGCAGGAAAATCCGGCGCTCAAGGGCTTCCCGGTGTTCGACGTGGCCGACGTTGAAGTGCTGCGCGGGCCGCAGGGCACGCTCTTTGGCCGCAATGCGCCCGCTGGTGTCGTGCAGGTGCAGTCAGCCAAACCGGTGCTGGGCGAAACGTCGGGCAGCATCAGCCTGTCGGATGGTACTTACAACACCCTCAATGCCATAGGCATGCTCAACGTGCCCATCGGCAACGACTGGGCTGTGCGCCTCTCCGCGCAGGAGCAGCATCGTGACAATTGGGTGCATGATCCGATCAACAACACCAAGCTTGAAGGCTACGACGATTTCGCCGGGCGCATCCAGGTGCTCTACAAGCCCAGCAGCGATTTCAGCGCTCTGTTCAACTTCCATGGCCGTGATTTGAATGGTTCGGCGCGCCTGTTCCGCGCCAACATCGTCCAGCCCGGCACCAACAATCTGGTCCCTGGCTTCAACCCCTCCACCATCTACACCGATGGCAAGAACACCCAGCAGTTCAGCAGCATCGGCGGTAGCGCCAGGCTAAACTGGACCACCGGCCCGATCACCATCACCTCGGTGACGGGTTATGAGCAGATCCTCAACTACTACACCCAGGGCGACATCGACGGGGGCTATGGCGCCTCCTATGAAAACACCATGGGCCCGACGGTGACCAAGCCGAATGGTACGGTTGTCGGCATTCCTTTCGCGGTGGAAACCGGCGGCGGCCTGAGCAGCCATGTGCAGTTGACTCAGGAAGTGCGGGCCCAGTCGAACTATTCCGGCCCGCTCAACTGGCTGGCCGGTATCTATTACTTCGACGACAAGGCCACCGCGCCCAGCTATGATTTCGACCAGCTTGGCGTGACGGTGACTGACAACAACATCTCGCGCCAGCACAACAACGCCTTCGCCGCTTTCGCCTCGCTTGATTACAAGCCCGTGCCTCGACTGGAACTGCGCGGTGGTCTGCGTTTCACGCATGACCACAAGACCTTCAACGTCATTTCCGCGCTGAACCAGAGCTTCGTCAACACCTTCGACTCTGCCACGGCCAACAATGTCAGCGGCGATTTCAGCGCCACTTACACCGTGGCTCCGGACGTCAAGGTCTATGCCCGCTACGCCAATGGTTTCCGCGCGCCCAGCTTTGGTGCGCCCTCGTCCACCGTGGGTATCCAGGTGGCCAAGGCCGAGGTTAACAATTCGGGTGAAATCGGTTTCAAGTCGCTGCTGTTTGACCGCCGCGTCAAGCTGAACGCCGATGTGTTCTATTACAATGTGTCCAACCAGCAGTTGACGGCGGTGGGCGGCACCGACAATTCTACCCGCCTGCTTAATGCCAAAAAGACCATCGGTTATGGCGCCGAAGTCGAGTTCGAGGCGCATATCACTGACGAGCTGACCTTTGCGACGGCCGCCAGCTACAATTTCACCAAGATCGAGGATCCGACGCTGACGGTGGGCGTTTGCGCTTCCTGCACGGTTATCAATCCGGTGAATGCAACTGGCAATGCCTATATCAATGGCAATCCGCTGCCCCAAGCCCCACGCTGGACGGTGGATCCTTCGCTGACCTACCGGAAGCCGGTGGGCGACGGGCAGTCGGTCTATTTCAATTCGGACCTCGCCTATCGGAGCCAGATCAACTTCTTCCTGTATGAATCGAAGGAGTTCACTGGTCAGTCCTTCGCCAATCTGGGCCTGCGTGCGGGTTACACCTGGAACCATGGCAAATATGATGCCTCGGTGTTCTGCCGTAACTGCCTCAACCAGATCCGCATGGTCGGCGGCATCGACTTCGACAATCTGACCGCCTTCATCAATGACCCGGTCATCGTGGGGGGCCAGTTCACCGCCAAGTTCTGA
- a CDS encoding peroxiredoxin translates to MLYFFFAAFTSCCTIEAHEFSEATDAFHAARATVIGLSDDPLAKLSRFSVTECRNKFAVGVASSLVIKAYEVKLPVLSMSDRTSYVIAPDGTILMSYSAFSPPGHVERSLAAVKAWRVTHPAS, encoded by the coding sequence GTGCTCTATTTCTTCTTTGCCGCCTTCACCAGCTGCTGCACCATTGAGGCCCATGAGTTTTCCGAAGCCACCGATGCTTTCCACGCCGCCAGGGCAACCGTGATCGGCCTGTCGGATGATCCTCTCGCCAAGCTCAGCCGCTTTTCCGTCACCGAATGCCGCAACAAATTCGCCGTCGGCGTGGCCAGCAGCCTTGTGATCAAGGCCTATGAGGTCAAGCTGCCGGTGCTCTCCATGTCGGATCGCACTAGCTATGTCATCGCGCCCGACGGCACCATCCTGATGTCCTATTCCGCCTTCAGCCCGCCGGGCCATGTCGAGCGGTCGCTGGCTGCCGTGAAGGCATGGCGGGTAACCCATCCCGCAAGCTGA
- a CDS encoding DUF2945 domain-containing protein has product MRKTLVKGQKVSWNSHAGTAHGKVVKTITSPTRVKKHKVAASPDNPEVIVETAEGKRAAHKPSALRLDGRSEA; this is encoded by the coding sequence ATGCGTAAGACGCTGGTAAAAGGACAGAAGGTCAGCTGGAACAGCCATGCCGGCACAGCCCATGGCAAGGTTGTCAAAACGATCACCAGCCCGACCAGGGTTAAAAAGCATAAGGTCGCCGCTTCGCCCGACAACCCAGAGGTGATTGTCGAGACCGCGGAAGGCAAGCGCGCGGCTCACAAACCCTCGGCTCTGAGGCTCGATGGTCGGAGCGAGGCATGA
- a CDS encoding response regulator yields the protein MTEVLDVLIVEDEMLLAMDIGTMVEDSGHNVLAEAACLEDVEELPDTIKPQLAFVDLHLAHGSSGLDVCRVIQKRWPQALIIFVTANVSKIPEDFLGAHGVIAKPFSNSGIVNALHYLAEGVFDPPPNVPRPASLIPSPHLQRRWEKRPI from the coding sequence GTGACAGAAGTTCTGGACGTTTTGATTGTTGAAGACGAAATGCTGCTGGCAATGGACATCGGGACGATGGTTGAGGACAGTGGCCACAACGTCCTGGCAGAAGCAGCTTGCCTCGAAGACGTTGAAGAGCTACCCGATACGATCAAACCGCAACTGGCTTTTGTCGATCTCCATTTGGCCCACGGCTCGAGCGGGCTGGACGTCTGCCGCGTGATTCAAAAGCGATGGCCCCAAGCGCTGATCATATTCGTGACCGCCAATGTTTCGAAAATTCCGGAGGATTTCCTGGGCGCTCATGGGGTGATCGCCAAGCCGTTTTCCAATTCGGGGATCGTCAACGCGCTTCATTATTTGGCAGAGGGAGTGTTCGATCCGCCGCCCAACGTGCCACGACCCGCCAGCCTGATACCCTCCCCCCATCTGCAGCGCCGATGGGAGAAGCGTCCGATTTGA
- a CDS encoding TIGR01777 family oxidoreductase has protein sequence MPTMTPRDPVSLASGLPGSHSILVTGGTGFIGTRLVAAMSAAGHHVTVLTRGGAKADTSRLPRVRIVKALSDIGNDTPVDAIVNLAGEPISNSPWTTSKRRRIMNSRLEVTNQVVSLIARLDRKPKVLVSGSAIGWYGLRGDEELTEASNGTPCFSRQVCVCWEQAALGAQSLGVRTVLLRTGLVLDHDGGMLARLLLPFKLGLGGTFGDGRHVMSWIHCDDLARLIVHIIAKPDLSGPVNGTAPQPVTNTVFTQTLAGVLHRPALLPIPAWPLRAMLGDFAHELLLSGQRVLPRAASDSGFVFWYPDLRGALDEIINDKG, from the coding sequence ATGCCGACAATGACACCGCGTGACCCCGTTTCCTTGGCAAGTGGCCTCCCAGGATCGCATTCCATACTTGTAACTGGCGGCACCGGTTTTATCGGCACCCGGCTCGTAGCCGCAATGTCGGCAGCCGGTCATCACGTCACCGTTCTCACCCGGGGAGGCGCGAAGGCGGACACCTCGCGCCTCCCGCGTGTTCGCATCGTCAAGGCATTGTCCGACATCGGCAATGACACCCCTGTTGATGCCATTGTCAATCTGGCAGGCGAGCCCATTTCCAACAGTCCATGGACCACTAGCAAGCGACGGCGCATCATGAACTCCCGGCTTGAGGTGACCAATCAAGTGGTAAGCTTGATCGCACGGCTTGACCGCAAGCCCAAGGTCCTGGTCAGCGGCTCGGCCATCGGTTGGTATGGTCTGCGCGGTGACGAGGAGTTGACGGAGGCGAGCAACGGGACTCCATGCTTTTCACGCCAAGTCTGTGTGTGTTGGGAACAAGCGGCTTTGGGTGCGCAGTCTTTGGGGGTGCGCACGGTGCTGCTACGGACCGGGCTGGTGCTCGATCACGACGGAGGCATGCTGGCGCGGCTCCTACTGCCCTTTAAGCTCGGGCTCGGGGGTACATTCGGCGACGGTCGTCATGTCATGAGCTGGATACACTGCGACGATCTGGCGCGTTTGATCGTGCACATCATCGCCAAGCCTGATCTTTCTGGCCCCGTCAACGGCACGGCACCGCAGCCAGTGACCAACACCGTCTTCACGCAAACACTGGCCGGCGTTCTGCACCGTCCGGCGCTGCTTCCCATCCCGGCATGGCCTCTTCGGGCTATGCTCGGCGATTTTGCCCACGAACTCTTGCTTTCGGGACAGCGAGTTTTGCCCAGGGCAGCCTCGGACAGTGGCTTTGTTTTCTGGTACCCCGATTTGCGTGGTGCGCTTGATGAGATCATCAACGACAAGGGGTGA
- a CDS encoding TonB-dependent receptor, producing the protein MDFKADIIARPAPLKRIVATLLAGSALASLAPAAQAAEQPSSPNQGAAATSGAAAPKPAAQAAQSRDEGQEATKDIVVTGVMSATKRRDAPIALSTVSADTIARTAPVSAADALKNVPGVYVNSSVGETRNIVYARGLSVGTQSATSGYYFVTLLEDGLPTLGIQGSGYQPDIFFRQDINVDHIEALRGGSATVTGPNAPGGLFNYISRNALTDHSGGRASVRVGLEGDGGPYQRGDFYYGAPIKDSNIGAAIGGFYRRSFGSRPTPYAFNNGGEVKGSLGWDYGHGTLLLYGKYLNDHNGSYDSERIPSIGFTNPQVAPGLSRTDNYYLGTASAYTVPGAGPIASQRFDPSDLDHSISRQIGLKWEHKFDSGIKITNHFRFMSNDLKLNQTNVGTYGLDNPNLWAVVGFSAAGLSNRNGTITLSNSAGQVMARVGTTTAGVYSILANNLPNQQVLNNGVMAGTGTSTAMHDDTWVDQFTATKQFKRLTVTVGTYLSRSAFHRYLLAPGGYISGIQNDPSAYSVSFSDQATGNTYQITNPAGFGAIDAAPQSNYVRNRSTSAFGGATWKVTDKLTLDAGLRFESFGFRGTNLNATANSSAKSRTFGGLDGNPLTIYDNVYGLMTNQVNFDRSLQFVNWSAAVSYKVSSAFSSYFRYSHGYKNGDGLWAGYDTAFKAQNQPITPPVITQYEAGFNYGAHHVNLSVTPFFTVMDKVNVVAIGTNLDGTTYVTPPAFNKTRVYGVEIEGTVGPFAGFTTHAALTFQRGKALQWYVWNLGQVGSQDDVLQSFPNSALENLPKLQGRVGVEYVRGRFDGLVNFTYLGSRPNSYLGTTVFPAQTQTDLSLFYDVTTNFRLGLNVNNLFNTVGIFSLQNPNLPVSGLTQAQLQAQYPNATTGIATTQPRSYFLTGSVRF; encoded by the coding sequence ATGGATTTTAAAGCAGATATCATCGCGCGACCCGCTCCTTTGAAGCGGATTGTGGCCACCCTCCTTGCCGGATCGGCGCTGGCCTCCCTCGCGCCTGCCGCCCAGGCTGCAGAACAGCCGAGTTCTCCAAATCAGGGCGCCGCTGCAACCAGCGGCGCGGCTGCCCCCAAACCTGCTGCGCAGGCGGCCCAGAGCAGGGACGAGGGCCAGGAAGCGACCAAGGACATTGTCGTGACCGGCGTGATGAGCGCGACCAAGCGTCGTGACGCTCCAATCGCACTCTCTACGGTTTCGGCCGATACCATCGCACGGACCGCTCCGGTCAGTGCCGCAGATGCCCTGAAAAACGTCCCGGGCGTGTATGTGAACTCATCGGTGGGCGAAACGCGCAACATTGTATATGCGCGCGGGCTCTCGGTGGGGACCCAATCGGCAACCTCAGGCTATTATTTCGTGACCCTGCTTGAGGATGGCCTGCCCACCCTGGGCATTCAGGGCAGCGGCTATCAGCCAGACATCTTCTTCCGCCAGGACATCAACGTCGATCATATCGAGGCATTGCGCGGCGGCAGCGCCACGGTAACTGGTCCCAATGCTCCAGGTGGCCTGTTCAACTACATCTCCCGTAACGCTCTGACCGATCATTCGGGCGGTCGTGCGAGCGTTCGCGTCGGCCTTGAAGGCGACGGCGGTCCTTATCAGCGCGGCGATTTCTATTACGGGGCTCCGATCAAGGATTCCAACATCGGCGCGGCCATCGGCGGCTTTTACCGCCGTTCCTTCGGATCGCGCCCGACGCCCTATGCCTTCAACAATGGCGGGGAGGTCAAGGGGTCGCTCGGCTGGGACTACGGTCATGGCACTCTGCTGCTCTACGGCAAATATCTCAACGACCACAATGGCTCCTACGATTCCGAGCGCATCCCCTCGATCGGCTTTACCAACCCACAGGTGGCGCCGGGCCTGTCGCGTACGGACAACTACTATCTTGGGACCGCCTCGGCCTATACGGTTCCCGGGGCTGGCCCGATCGCCTCGCAGCGCTTCGATCCTTCGGACCTCGACCACTCGATCTCGCGTCAGATCGGCCTGAAGTGGGAGCATAAATTCGATTCGGGGATCAAGATCACCAATCACTTCCGCTTCATGAGCAACGACCTCAAGCTCAACCAGACCAATGTCGGCACCTATGGGCTGGACAATCCCAATCTTTGGGCGGTGGTCGGTTTCAGCGCGGCAGGCCTGTCCAATCGCAACGGCACGATAACGCTCAGCAATTCTGCCGGCCAGGTCATGGCGAGGGTCGGCACGACGACGGCGGGGGTCTATTCCATTCTCGCCAATAACCTGCCCAACCAACAGGTGCTCAACAATGGGGTGATGGCCGGCACCGGCACCTCTACGGCCATGCATGACGATACCTGGGTGGATCAATTCACCGCCACCAAGCAGTTTAAGCGTCTGACCGTCACGGTGGGCACCTATCTGTCGCGTTCGGCCTTCCATCGCTACCTTCTCGCCCCAGGCGGCTATATCTCCGGAATTCAGAACGATCCCTCGGCCTATTCGGTGAGCTTCTCCGACCAGGCAACGGGCAACACCTATCAGATCACCAATCCGGCAGGATTTGGCGCGATCGATGCTGCCCCCCAGTCGAACTATGTCCGCAACCGCTCGACCTCCGCTTTCGGGGGAGCGACATGGAAGGTGACGGACAAGCTCACACTGGATGCCGGGCTGCGCTTCGAGAGCTTCGGCTTTAGGGGGACCAATCTTAATGCCACTGCCAACAGCAGCGCGAAGTCGCGCACCTTTGGCGGGCTCGACGGCAATCCGCTGACCATTTACGACAATGTCTATGGTCTCATGACCAATCAGGTGAATTTCGACCGTTCGCTGCAATTTGTTAACTGGAGCGCCGCGGTCAGCTACAAGGTCTCTTCGGCCTTTTCTTCCTATTTCCGTTATTCACACGGTTACAAGAACGGTGATGGCCTGTGGGCAGGCTATGACACCGCCTTCAAGGCGCAGAACCAGCCGATCACCCCCCCTGTGATCACCCAATATGAGGCCGGCTTCAATTACGGCGCCCATCACGTGAACTTGTCGGTCACCCCCTTCTTCACCGTGATGGACAAGGTCAATGTGGTGGCAATCGGAACCAATCTGGATGGCACGACCTATGTGACGCCGCCCGCATTCAACAAGACGCGAGTCTATGGTGTCGAAATCGAGGGCACGGTGGGGCCTTTTGCCGGGTTCACCACCCATGCGGCTTTGACCTTCCAGCGCGGCAAGGCACTGCAGTGGTATGTGTGGAACCTTGGGCAGGTCGGCAGCCAGGATGACGTTCTGCAATCCTTCCCGAACAGCGCACTGGAGAACCTTCCCAAGCTTCAGGGCCGTGTCGGCGTGGAATATGTCCGTGGTCGCTTCGACGGCCTCGTCAACTTCACATATCTGGGATCACGGCCCAACAGCTATCTGGGAACAACCGTTTTTCCTGCTCAGACCCAAACCGATCTGTCGCTCTTTTACGACGTCACCACCAATTTCCGTCTCGGCCTCAACGTCAACAACCTCTTCAACACGGTCGGAATCTTCTCCTTGCAGAATCCCAATCTCCCGGTCTCTGGCCTGACCCAGGCCCAGCTGCAGGCGCAATATCCCAATGCGACGACCGGCATCGCCACGACCCAGCCGCGCTCCTATTTTCTGACAGGATCGGTGCGCTTCTGA
- a CDS encoding histidine kinase dimerization/phosphoacceptor domain -containing protein produces MRQRDDWHLTEALDYEHGRGDPFAAAVRATRMPMVITDPAQPDNPIVFCNVAFQELTGYAREEIIGRNCRFLQGPETDIEAVSRVREAVANGHDVDVDLLNYRKDGSTFWNALHMSPVRDRDSVIRFYFASQLNVTDRIQAQEIVNNQKLLVEREVERRTADLRMALDAKTILLHEVDHRVKNNLTMIGSLLRLQVRTIDDPDTAAKLDSMLERVDALAVVHRQLYQSSDISHFDVGGFVVSLVTDVLGSSGRTNIALHIDAQTLYVDASHASALGLIFNEIFTNAIKHAFADGRPGKLSVSVQTKDGWGTISISDDGPGMPTSKRTKSIGLALITRLARQAKAEVIWANNAPGTCVTVRVPLTGVSQ; encoded by the coding sequence TTGAGGCAGCGTGACGATTGGCATCTGACGGAAGCTCTGGATTATGAGCACGGCCGGGGAGACCCCTTTGCCGCTGCTGTTCGAGCCACCAGAATGCCGATGGTCATTACAGATCCCGCTCAGCCCGACAACCCGATCGTGTTCTGCAACGTCGCCTTCCAGGAGCTTACCGGCTATGCCCGCGAGGAAATCATAGGGCGCAATTGCCGCTTTCTGCAGGGCCCGGAGACCGACATTGAGGCTGTCTCGAGAGTCCGCGAGGCTGTCGCCAACGGGCATGATGTCGACGTCGATCTGCTCAACTATCGCAAGGACGGTAGCACTTTCTGGAATGCCCTGCACATGTCCCCTGTACGTGATAGGGACAGCGTTATCCGTTTTTATTTCGCTTCCCAGCTCAACGTGACGGATCGCATTCAGGCGCAAGAGATCGTCAACAACCAGAAATTGCTGGTTGAACGCGAGGTTGAACGGCGCACGGCGGATCTGCGCATGGCGCTAGACGCCAAAACGATCCTGCTCCACGAGGTTGATCATCGGGTCAAAAACAATCTCACGATGATCGGGTCGTTACTACGCCTGCAGGTTCGCACCATCGATGATCCCGATACGGCGGCTAAGCTAGACTCCATGCTGGAGCGGGTTGACGCACTGGCCGTGGTGCATCGCCAGCTTTACCAGTCCTCGGACATCTCTCACTTCGACGTCGGCGGTTTTGTCGTCAGCCTTGTGACCGATGTCTTGGGGTCAAGCGGGCGCACCAACATCGCGTTACACATCGACGCGCAGACGCTCTACGTCGATGCCTCCCATGCCTCGGCCCTCGGACTTATTTTTAACGAGATCTTCACGAATGCCATCAAACACGCATTTGCTGATGGTCGCCCTGGAAAGCTATCCGTATCGGTGCAGACCAAAGATGGATGGGGCACCATCAGCATCTCGGACGATGGGCCGGGTATGCCGACATCGAAGCGCACCAAAAGCATTGGCTTAGCATTAATCACCCGTTTGGCCCGCCAGGCCAAGGCCGAGGTGATTTGGGCCAATAATGCTCCGGGCACCTGCGTAACGGTGCGAGTCCCCCTTACAGGAGTGTCCCAGTGA